The stretch of DNA aggagtgtggagtgcatccatgttccggcggcgaagttcctcccgCTGCAAcaacgtgagaggctcggggagatactccttgtgaggacgcgacgggtcgcccccatccgcgcctccatcggtgcgggggaaaccgggaggactgtgtggcccatcgatcaccagaacctctgcagctgggtcactgctgtcgcattcggatgcggtctctgcggagctaGTCGAACAGGTtatagagggattcgtcgggctcgattgccgcgacttgtggggtggccgactggagggccaccgcatgcctcacccacctctgaagcctcgaccgaccggagcatttgcgccggcgagaaacagggcggggagatgccacgggagccgaccgatactgggtcgacggctgccgcgggaggacaccacggacgcatgcgcgaaagtgcgtcgccccgcggacggggagcacGTCGATGTTGAGTGGAGCCTCCTAAAGCCAAgcggagtcatcggcgatgaacgtgagcgcgccgagacggatttcgcggccctccaccaaagctccgcctgaaaccatgatTAAGGAGATCagaaaaaatcgcaacttctcaaactaggcgctaagactcctggccccacggtgggcgccaactgtcgtggttctaactctgacagtgatgtaggggggtatgtatggagaggctagatcttagctattgaggagttgtaagcacacgaggattacgagttcaggcccttctcgaaggaagtaacagccctacgtctcggtgcccggaggcggtcgactgaattatgtgtgtcTGAATAACAGGGGTAccaacccttgatactgaggagggggtggcttatatagagttcgccaggcccctccagccctcagtaatgcaaggtttaaagtacattaagactgggggttactggtaacgcccctaataaagtgctatgatgaccataaaagctacttaatgaccgaccgtttgcgtgcagggtgactttagatctcctggcagtcgagtggttggatcttggtcgagtgattgcttcgtggtcgagtgtcttgaatcctcgagtgggatacctccaagtcgattgaaaggtgacttcttctagggatgtccttgggtagggtacttaggacaggtccataGCTTCATCAGCCTTCGCCTCTCGCGCACACGCGTCCTCGCCGCTGCTCGCCCGCGACCGCCGTCGCCCGCCACCACGACCGCGACCCCTCCCCGCGCCCGTGCCGCCGCGCCCCCGCACCCCCTGTTGTTGCTCCTCTGCCGCCCGCAGTCCTGCTCACCGTCGGCCCCGCACTCCGTCCCCTGCGCCATCGACGCCGCCGCGCCATTAGCCATCGCGGCCGCCCTGAACTCTGGCCTCGCCCCGCCGCTCCCTGTGGGCGTGCGCCCACACAAGCGCCCGTAGCGCCCGCTAACTGCATCGGCCCCTCTGGGCCAATGACAAACGGGGCCCACGCCCCTAAGGACgatttaaataaataaataaataacctaattaattttgattaattaaactaattaatcataattagattaatctaataactaattaaactaactactgttagttaattaatcaatcaatgacagtggggcccacccctaaTTAATCCTGGTTAGGTTAATTAATATGGTTTATTAAAATGTGTCACTCACTAGTgagacccactggtcaggttgaccagtcaacctcTGCTGACTactgacatcatgctgacatcAACATGCACTACTCTGGATAATGTTggattaaaataattaaataaatcctaaaaatgatttaattttttaaaattaatataaaataaaccgtagatcggatggaaaaactttgtacatgaaagttgctcagaacgacgagacgaatccgaatatgcagcccgttcgtcctccacgcatccctagcatagcgaacacgcaacttttcccctccgattcatctatccgaaaacgcgaaacactggggatattttcccggatgtttccccctttcaccggtatcacctcataccgcgttagggcacacctagcaccgctacttgtcatgtcatgcatcgttatgcatctgtttgcattatattcattgtttattccccctcttctctctggtagactacgaggctgacgccgctgctggtgccccgtcCGACTACGatgttgacgacccctacttgccagagcaaccaggcaagcccccccccttgatcaccagatatcgcttactcttctctctactgcttgcattagagtagtgtagcatgttgctgctttccgttaatcctatcctgatgcatagcatgtcattgttgctatagttattgataccttacctgcaatcctaaatgcttagaaTAGGATGCTAgcttatcatcagtggccctacattcttgtccgtctgccatgctatactatcgggccgtgatcacttgggaggtgatcacgagtatatacttatatacatagtataagatacttgtggtgactaaagtcgggtcagctcgttgagtacccgaaagtgattccgatgttgggggctgaaggggcaggtggttccacccaggtagtggcgGGCGTGGGTTCCCGATGGCCCCCAACTGATACTTTGTGGTGGAGTggcagggcaggttgagaccacctaggagagaggtgggcctggccctggtcggcgtccgctgTTACTTTAAAATAACACACTTAatgagatctgggtatttgatctgagtctggccactggcctatacgcactaaccaactacgcgggaacagttatgggcactcgacatcgtggtatcatctgaagccttcgtgacgtcagtgactgggcggcgtgcgccgggttggactggaacgcctgctcttgtataagggaggctatactaggtctgctcgccggccgcgttcgcaacgtgcatgtgtgcaatgggcgatgggcccagacccctgcgccataggatttagaccggcgtgctgacctttCTTTTGTGCCTAGGTaaggctgcgacgtgttgatcttccgaggccgagcatgacccagaaaagtgtgtccggacaaaggggatcgagcgtgttgggaaatgtggtgcacccctgcagggaagttaatctattcaaatagtcgtgatcttcggtaacatgatgacttggagttgtaccttgaccttatgacaactagaaccggatacttaataaaaaaACACCCTTCCAACTGCCAGATACAACCGGCGATCGCTCTCTAATaaggcgacgaggggaggatcaccgggtaggattatgctatgcgatgatacttggtgaacttaccatctactctcttctacatgctacaagatggaggcggccagaggcgtagtcttcgataggactagttatccccctcttattccagcattctgcagttcagtccacatatgctaccccttttccatttgataccaatgcatacatatgtagagtagctccttgcttgcgagtactttggatgagtactcacggttgctttgctccccctttttcccctttctatacccgattgctgcgaccagacgatggagcccaggagccagacgccaccgtcgacgacgattcctactacactggaggtgcctactactacgtgcaggtcgcagacgacgaccaggagtagtttaggaggatcccaggtaggaggcaTGCGCCTCCTTCGATATGTATCCCtatttgtgctagccttcttaaggcagacttgtttaacttatgtctgtactcagatattgttgcttccgctgactcgtctatgatcgagctcttgtattcgagccctcgaggcccctggcttgtaatatgatgcttgtatgacttattttaattgtagatttgtgttgtgatatcttcccgtgagtccctgatcttaaTCGTACATGTTTGTGTGTAtaattagtgtatgattgaatcgggggcgtcacagacGCTCTGGCAATGTTGTTGATATGACAAAGTCTCGAAAAGCATAGTGCATGTATACAACATGCATAAAAGAGAAGTGCATGGATGAACCCACTTTGAAAAACTTATTTCTAAATACAAAAAATATGAAAAAAGTCTCACGCATACATCTTCACATTCTATGTAGACGCAAAATGCctgtgcaaaaaagacaaaaaaagTTCTCAAATGCTATTTAGAAGCACTGGAATTTGTCTTTTTGCAAAGGCAAACAAAAAAAAGATTTTTCTCATAAAACTTTGTGCCGTCCACACATGTTGCGAAGATGTATGcgtgattttttttatttttaacaTTTTAAAACGTGTTTAAAATGCCAATTTTGAAAAGTGGGTTCATATGCCCATGCGGAACGTGCCCTTTCTACATAAAAccactaagagcatctccaacaggcgcggCAAAACATGCGCCCGCGCGGTAAAAGCAGTTTTTCGCGCGCGTCAGTTGGTTCCGCACGCGCCAGTGGTGGCGGGAAGTTACCGCGCGCGAGAAGCGTTTGCGCGCGCGGGGGAGAAAGCGGCACGCGGCGCGGTAGATTTGGCGCGCCGCTTCACGCGCGCCTATAAAGTCCGCGCTTCGCCACGCGCACAGAATAGCCACGCGCCCTCCTCCTTGCAACCTCGCCGCTTCGCCGCTTTCGGCGCCACCACCGCGCCACCATGCCGCCGCGCCGCTGGGGTGCTTCGGGCTTTCGCGGCGTCCGCGAGCGCCCCAACGGCTGGTACTCCGCTGAGATACGGGCCGGCGACGTCCGGCTCGGCCTCGGGACGTTCCGGAGCGTGCGCGAGGCGGCCCGCGCGtacgacgcggcggcgtggcgcttGAAGAGGCCCCGGTCGCAGATGAATTTCCGGGACGTCTTCACGCGCGAGGAGGCGCAGCGCGTCGCCCCTCCGCCGCATCTCATCACGGACATGGACCGTGCCGACCACTCTCGGCGGCAGCGCCGTCTCCTCGTCGCCGAGGAGGACGAGCGAGCCATGGCGGAGTGGCGCCGTCGCCACCCAGAGGACGTCGATGCCGAGCGTGCCTACTGGGCAGAGAGGACGGCAAGGCGCCGCTCGGAGCGGGCGGACCGGCGTCAGCGGAAGGCAGTGGCAAACGAGCAGTGCGACATCGTCTCCGCAGGTGGGAGGTCGTTCTTCACCTCGGACGATGAACATTGGGACGACATATGGCTCTCAACCTCGGACGACACCGACGAGAATGATGATGGTGATTGTAGCGACTTGGAGTAGTTTTCTATCTATGTATGCCATAGTAGtttctatctatctatctatgccGTAGTAgtatctatctatctatgtaTGTCGAACTATCTATCTATGCCATAGTAGTTGCACCGATGTAAAATATCTTTGTATCGTTTTTTTTTATCTATGTAATTTTAATTTAAAAAAATATTGTAGAATGAGCGCGCGCTGCATTTTACCGCGCCTGCTGGAGCTGCACGCGCGCGGGGCTTTTCAGCGCGGCTGCTGGAGCAAACGCTGCGCGCCGCGTCAAACCAGGCGATGGGCGCGCGCCAAATCCGTTTTTACCGCGCGGCGCGTTgggcgcctgttggagatgctctaataaGTTAGTTCACTGCGAACCAACCTGCgattggatggttaggaggacagtggtatccccagccCACCAGGTTCAAGTTCATTGCTCGCATTATTCCTAGATttgttttagaatttttggtgatGCACGCTCAGTGGGAGGAGACATTCACGTCAACTACGAGGTGTCTGTGATCGCTTCGTCAATCTTAAGAtgatatgtcggctcagtctctcggagatACTCGTGTTCATAAGAACGAGTGTATGCGTGTATATATGAGCACCTGTGTATGTACTATattctaaaaaaaattagttTGCACGATGGCAAGCCCTCCCAAAGTCGCACCGTCGTGTACTCGCCTTAATCACATATATATTCACATTTTATGAATGAACTATCTTCGTCTGATCAATCAAATCATATGTCACGCTGTTTTCGTATTTATGTAGTTTAGGTTGCACCCTTCGCAAATCGCAATCGCCTAACTAGCTTTACGTAAGCTGTCTGAATGGGATTGTGCGAGCAGTTGCATGCGCACGTAGACACATTGCAAAAGATAATAATTCAAAATGGCTTCGGCTAGCTTCTGGTGCCTTTGATTTGATCAAATATATTGAAGAAAGGTAGACATATAGCAACCACTGGTACTGTACGTGCGTATAGATTGAGCTCCGCCACCAGTATGTGATCTGCTTAATTAGTTGAAACCGTTGGTTACTGTACACAGAAGATAGAGTGGTCTGGAAAAGCGACTCTTCTGGATGAGAATCCATCAGTCCTGTAGAACGTTACAGCTAGCAAATGGTTGGGTGCCGATCACACGCTAAGATTGGTGGCATGAATGCCCTAATTTCACTGGGATCCAATCTAAGTACAAGTGGTTCACAAGGACTAGGACCCAACCTGAGTTAGAGTGGTGGCACTTGGCTTCATTCCATGTTTCAGCCTCGTAAGCGCGACCCTATATTATCTTCAATTCTTCATGTGCAAAAGGACATGATCCGAGTCAATAGTTGATAGGACTACCACCGTTCGGGTTTCTTAACTGACCGCAAAACGGACACCGTATCTGTCCGCGGACGGGGGCACCATATGCATTCTCTAGCCATCGACGTCCCTTGGAGGTCTCAGCCTCCCAGGCATCTCCAATGTGGATTATCAAATAGATGTTTTAAATGTTTGTCAGCACGTTCAAACGTGTCTATAAACATTTAGACGAATGCCGGTCATCCAACATTATCCCTAAAAAAACTGTGAAACCCGGACCCACACAAGGCATGTAACGTTGGTAGAAGGTTGTCACATTTTTAAAATGTAAACTAACTTCATATTTGATGATTTGGTGTCTCATAAAGATGGAATATTCTTTCAATGAGTGGCGACATTTTCATCGATAGGGAGACGTCTATGCTGACTTCTTCAATCTCAAGACTCGCCGGCTCGGTCTCTCATAGATGCCGGCATGCGTGACTATGTTCATAAGAATGGGTGCATGCACGAAAGTCTGCGTCTGTATTGtgtttttccaaaaaaaaaataGCACACATTTTCTTCATTTAAATTCACACAATGCTCATAGAAGAAGCTAGCAAGTCAGGGTTTACAAAGTCACATATGTTCACCTGAAGTGTGTTTTTGCAGACTTGAATGCATGTgcatctctctttctctctccctctcaaAGAATGTCTGCGTTCCTTCTCTCGCCGTACCGCCCCTCAGCTGCCCGCAATCTGTTGACGACGCCACGAACTCCGCTGTTCAGCTACAATGCAGCTATTGTACAGCCGTTGTTCAGCTACAATGCAGCTATTGTACAGCCGTTGTTCAGCCGcacaaattaaaataaaacaTCCAATTGCAACATTTCAATTTGACCCCATAAGTATAATCCCTAAAATATTTACGTTTCAATTGATCCCATAAGTATAAAACATCTGATTGCAACATTTCAATTGAAATAGTGACCCTCCAGGTGtcgagccttcatcctagagcaacaagtataatcatatctcaagcataaaTTTTAAGCATACCATTGCAACATTtcaatttgatcccataagagttttcctttttgagtcaagcggtaatccctaaagtattcacgttgatccaacgtgtctttcattatcaagttgaatggggttttttcaggattatcaaagtagtgtttaatatttttcacataacgagcatTGAGGGTTTTAGCCCTCGAGTGTCCAATACCCATCTTTCATCCAACGACTATCTGTCTAAACCTCATTTTTTGactttttcttttttattttaccACCTAAAGCATCACAACTCAATTTCAAATATGAGTTTCTTACCACACATACCATATGTGTCTACAGACATTTGATATATCCATTTTGATGAATCATATTGGAGTTGCCTTTACGGGAAGTAGGAGCTGACGGAATCTCTAGCATGTAGAGTAGTTCTGCACAGAGATTACACGTGCTCCACATCCTCTCACGTGTAGATGCATCAACACAAACAGAGCCAGGACACACATTTCTTTTGAGAACCAACTATAGatggatggttaggaggacatTGGTGATGCATCAACACAACAAAGTCAGAACACACAATTTTTTTGACAACCAATTGtagttggatggttaggagggcATTGGTGCCGAAGCCAATCAGGGATCAAACTTTATGTTTGACGATTTGGTGTCTCATAAAGATGAAATATTCTTTCAGTGAGAGGCTACGTTTTCAGCGATACCAAGACATCTATAGTGACTTTTTCACGGATCGGTCTCTCAAAGGTGCCCGTGTGTGTGCATGCGTTTATACGGATGGATGTATGCACATGTTTGTGAGCATCCGAGTCCATGTTGTGCTTTTCCAAATAAAAATAGCACACATTTATTTTCATTTAAATTGAAACCCCAGTTATACAAGAAGCTAGCAAGTCAGGGTTTACAAAGTTACATATGTTCATCTAAGTGTGTTTTTGCATATGTGAATGCATGTgcatctctctttctctctctcaaagAATGACGGCCTCCCATCATAGCACCCCTCtagccgcccgcaatccacgttGACGATGCCACGAAGTCCACCTCGACCCCTGCATTTGTTCCCTCAGTTTGAAGGTGGACCCGTGACTTCGCCGCCTGGTATGCCTCATGCTCCTCTGCCTACCCTGACGGCAACCTGCCACCGCCCAGGCCAGCACCTCGTCCATCTTGACCTTGTTTGGATTCATGGATTAGAGTTAGTTTGAACTTAACTAACCCAAAAGTATCTAAACAGGAGGGTTAGTTTGGGTTAGATGCATCTAACCTACCCCAAAAAATTAACCCACCCAAGATGTGCTTATTTGGGCTAGTTCTTCTCGGGACCACTAAAAAACATATTTTTTCGCTCGCTCTTCCTGCAGTAGATCCCTCCTCACTTCATCGAAGCTTTTcgtcctctccctccctccctctcgcacCGCCCGTGAAGGCGCCTCGCCGTATCCGCGCTTCATCTAACTCTgccatccaaacacctctttgaTTAGAGTTAATTCAGGattagaatctaactctaacccTCTAACTAAGTTAGAATATCCAAACAGGGCCCTTGTTATCGACGAGTCTGCCAAAGATGTGACAAATGCTATGTCGCCACTGGTGTCGTCAACTCCGTGCATTGGCCTCCGCCACGGGCTCCATCGACCTTGATGTGCCCAAAATCACTCTTTCTTGGCCTGAATCAGACGATGTGCTGCCGGATTCAACGCCACACCAAATCGAGGGAATTGCTGAAGAAGCTATGACCCAATGACAGATGAGTCCCACTTTAAGGTATTTTATGCAGGTTGAtttccgttggatggacatcaaaATCCTACGTGCATGCAAAAAGACACATTAAAAAGAATATCAACAATGACCTGCTCTGGCCGTCGCGTGAGTCCAGAAAAGACGCATCAAGAAGAATGCATCCCAACATCTACGTTGAAAGGGACGAGGATGTATATGCATGAGGCAATATCCATGGCGGATTTGATTCTACCATGTTTATATGTGCTCTAAGAGCATCTTCAACGGCCGCGTTAAACTAGCGCCGCGTCGCAAATTAGGCCGTTTTAGCGCGCGCGCAACGCGGCGGGTCGCTCCAGCGGGCGCGCAAAAACGGCGCGCGCGCTATAACGGGTTGAGCGCGCGGTTGAAAACACTTACCCGCGCGGCGTATTTCGGGCGCCAGCTACAGCGCGCGGCACACTTGAGCGCTCGCGCCGCACTCTCTCCTCTCCTCGTCCTACGCGTCGGCGCCGGCGCCCTGCCACCCACCCATGAACGCGCACACCGGCGCCCCGCTCACCCCGCTGTACAGCcgcgaccccccccccccccccccccccccccccccccgccgccgccgccgccggaaacCCTAGCGCGGGAAGCGCTGGCGTCGGCACCGCCGGAGCTCGGCCGAGCGTCGGCCTCGCGCGCAGCCTCTTCTTGGCGCCGGGTGGCGTCGCGCCGGCGCCGTCccgtgccgccgccgcaccgTCGAAAAAGGTCCCCAATGCGGCGCGGACGAAGAAGGGCAAAACATCCGCGAAGAAAAACAAGgcggtggacggctccggcaccACGAAGGCGAGGGGAAAGAAGCTTGCAGGGCGTTCGACGGCCGCGGCGGCTACCGAAGCGCCGGCGAGCTCACTCGTTGAGCCGACCGCCGACGCGCACCACGTGTTCGA from Triticum urartu cultivar G1812 chromosome 3, Tu2.1, whole genome shotgun sequence encodes:
- the LOC125546682 gene encoding uncharacterized protein LOC125546682 produces the protein MPPRRWGASGFRGVRERPNGWYSAEIRAGDVRLGLGTFRSVREAARAYDAAAWRLKRPRSQMNFRDVFTREEAQRVAPPPHLITDMDRADHSRRQRRLLVAEEDERAMAEWRRRHPEDVDAERAYWAERTARRRSERADRRQRKAVANEQCDIVSAGGRSFFTSDDEHWDDIWLSTSDDTDENDDGDCSDLE